A stretch of Mycobacterium sp. ITM-2016-00316 DNA encodes these proteins:
- a CDS encoding ABC transporter ATP-binding protein, producing MSGAAPARAVQVRGLSKSYGALRAVDDLDLDVDYGEIFAILGPNGAGKSTTVEILEGNRRRDAGQVSVLGADPGTAGRQWRARIGIVLQEVSDAGMLTVGETVQMFGRCYGAAREPAEVLDLVGLAPVVEARVGTLSGGQRRRLDVALGIVGRPELLFLDEPTTGFDPEARQQFWELIRLLAADGTTILMTTHYLEEAAALADRVAVVAGGSVVAVDSPARLIEHVDTAATVRWMDGGRERVERTATPTELIRRLSSGGAELDRLTVTRPTLEDAYLQLIGHS from the coding sequence GTGAGCGGTGCGGCCCCCGCCCGGGCTGTCCAGGTGCGGGGTCTGTCCAAGTCGTACGGAGCGCTGCGGGCGGTCGACGATCTCGACCTCGATGTCGACTACGGGGAGATCTTTGCGATTCTCGGGCCGAACGGCGCAGGCAAGTCGACGACCGTCGAGATCCTGGAGGGAAACCGCAGGCGCGACGCGGGACAGGTGAGCGTGCTCGGAGCAGACCCGGGAACGGCGGGCAGACAGTGGCGCGCACGGATCGGGATCGTCCTCCAAGAGGTCAGTGATGCCGGGATGCTCACCGTGGGCGAAACCGTGCAGATGTTCGGTCGTTGCTACGGTGCGGCCAGGGAACCGGCAGAGGTGCTCGATCTCGTCGGTCTCGCACCGGTCGTCGAGGCGAGGGTCGGGACCCTGTCGGGCGGTCAGCGCCGCCGCCTCGATGTCGCCCTCGGCATCGTGGGCCGGCCCGAATTGCTGTTCCTGGACGAACCGACCACCGGATTCGACCCCGAAGCCCGGCAACAGTTCTGGGAACTCATCAGACTGCTGGCGGCAGACGGCACGACGATCTTGATGACGACGCACTACCTCGAAGAGGCGGCCGCGTTGGCAGACCGGGTCGCCGTCGTCGCCGGCGGGTCGGTGGTCGCGGTCGACTCACCGGCCCGGCTGATCGAACATGTCGACACCGCTGCGACTGTCCGGTGGATGGACGGCGGCCGGGAGCGGGTGGAACGGACGGCGACACCCACCGAATTGATCCGCCGCCTCAGCAGCGGTGGCGCCGAACTGGATCGCCTGACGGTGACACGCCCGACCCTCGAAGACGCCTATCTACAGCTGATCGGGCATTCGTGA